A section of the Pseudanabaena mucicola str. Chao 1806 genome encodes:
- a CDS encoding LysR family transcriptional regulator — MNFELNKIDLNLLVVFDALMRDRHVTRAGERIGLSQPAMSNALARLRHLTKDRLFIRAKSGLQPTPVAIALANQIQPALQQIQIALSSEAGFEPMTSDRVFAIGMTDYVEFVLLPPLLEQLEQVAPNLKIQVRTGDRQQLFDLLDNGKVELICGVFPEQIPWHQEQLLFQERFVCVCRQDHSLIQDSLSLEEYLTTSHLLISIKEDMVGRVDDTLAIQGLSRNIRLSIPHFLVAPSIIARTDLITTLAERVAIAFAKDLNLKIFPCPLEIAGFAVVMRWHQSTTNHSAHKWLRQLFSDIATNI, encoded by the coding sequence ATGAATTTTGAGTTAAACAAAATTGATCTGAATCTGTTAGTGGTATTTGATGCCTTGATGCGCGATCGCCATGTTACTCGTGCGGGAGAACGTATTGGCTTGAGCCAACCAGCGATGAGTAACGCTCTAGCACGATTGCGGCATTTGACCAAGGATCGACTGTTTATCAGGGCAAAATCAGGACTACAACCGACACCTGTCGCGATCGCCTTAGCAAACCAAATTCAACCTGCTTTGCAACAGATTCAGATAGCGCTGTCATCGGAAGCAGGATTTGAGCCAATGACTAGCGATCGCGTATTTGCGATTGGCATGACGGACTATGTGGAATTTGTGCTGTTACCGCCACTGTTAGAGCAATTAGAACAGGTTGCTCCCAATCTTAAAATTCAAGTGCGAACAGGCGATCGGCAGCAGTTATTTGATTTATTAGATAATGGCAAAGTCGAGCTGATCTGTGGTGTATTTCCTGAACAGATTCCTTGGCATCAAGAACAGTTACTTTTTCAAGAGCGATTTGTTTGTGTCTGCCGTCAAGACCATTCCTTAATTCAAGATTCTCTGTCGTTAGAAGAATATCTCACAACTTCCCATCTGCTCATTTCGATTAAAGAAGATATGGTTGGGAGAGTTGATGATACCCTTGCCATCCAAGGACTTAGCCGCAATATCAGGCTTTCTATTCCTCATTTTTTGGTTGCGCCTTCTATCATTGCGCGTACAGACTTGATTACTACTCTAGCAGAACGAGTTGCGATCGCTTTTGCGAAAGACTTAAACCTTAAGATTTTCCCTTGCCCCTTGGAAATTGCAGGCTTTGCCGTAGTGATGCGTTGGCATCAAAGCACAACCAATCACAGCGCTCATAAATGGCTACGTCAGCTTTTTAGTGACATTGCGACCAATATTTAA
- a CDS encoding NADPH-dependent F420 reductase — translation MKIAFIGTGNVGAPLADHLQKLGHQVFIAARNPESKSVLEASKRNSELIVKSPLEAVQEAEIVFLATPFNAIETALAPVKSLLDGKILVDCTNPVGANLSHGLQSQISGSETVQEFVPNAHVVKAFTIYGFENFEDSTYAGYGDLKPAMLIAGNNQTAKEMVSSLCSQLGWEPVDTGKLSMSLHLEHMTLLWIQMARVQGKGSGFVWAMLQR, via the coding sequence ATGAAAATTGCCTTCATTGGTACTGGTAATGTCGGTGCACCCCTAGCCGATCACTTACAAAAACTCGGTCATCAGGTCTTCATTGCCGCCCGTAATCCTGAATCTAAGTCAGTTTTAGAGGCTTCCAAACGTAATTCTGAACTAATCGTCAAATCTCCGCTCGAAGCTGTCCAAGAAGCAGAAATTGTGTTTTTAGCAACTCCTTTTAATGCGATCGAGACGGCACTTGCTCCTGTGAAATCATTACTAGACGGCAAAATTTTAGTGGATTGCACTAATCCCGTTGGTGCAAATTTATCGCATGGTCTGCAAAGCCAAATCTCAGGGAGTGAAACTGTTCAAGAATTTGTACCTAATGCCCATGTAGTGAAAGCCTTTACTATATATGGGTTTGAGAACTTTGAAGATAGTACCTATGCTGGCTATGGTGATCTCAAACCTGCAATGCTAATCGCTGGGAATAATCAAACTGCAAAAGAGATGGTAAGTTCTCTCTGTTCGCAATTAGGATGGGAACCAGTGGATACAGGTAAATTATCCATGAGCTTACATTTAGAACATATGACTTTGCTATGGATTCAGATGGCAAGAGTTCAAGGCAAAGGCTCAGGTTTTGTTTGGGCAATGTTGCAGCGTTAG
- a CDS encoding HsdM family class I SAM-dependent methyltransferase: MSATVSQSWKEQLNLADKQVPEFFRSFEELEAAQIGISQIHVMRRAWQDLELDGILYQDKSPYIYIKEVSSIDPQETRKLHRRLWNQGIAPFLLVVSPNEFHIYSSLVLPAKENEDINDDHRLVEVLSRAADALELRQFARSLEFGELFHKKPASFNPELRVDRYLLKNLKAAREKLLEPVKGVALDLKIIHALLWRVIFVSYLTDRKIIDARYFHKIGATDVTSLRQLLEKFSPKKSRELLYALFEQLKQDFNGDLFEGDLIEEREYVQNSHIDILGKLLRGDDLSNGQLSLGFWAYDFSVIPIETISGIYEQFLEVESPTQKRESGTYYTPRFLAEVVLDVALEKFTSLSNKKFLDPACGSGIFLVSLFNRLAEEWLRNNRNASNKYRADSLSNILQNQLFGVDADPTETACRIAAFSLYLAFLDQLEPRAIQELQEQGNVLPNLVGHNILCQDFFDDALVLPNDFDLVVGNPPWARGSNRKTSIERWCEKEKLPFAQKQLAYGFIWKAPLHLKDNGLICFLLPSSILLNHQTKALEAQYHWLSTYTIKQVINLSDMRFYLFDGAIRPALVISYTKELPNNSKGFIDYLVPKSEREILSAEIISIAPEDRVQINLERVLHDLSSGEAAPDWKRYFWGTPRDQKFLDRLSSLPRLSDVVSQLKPKSINEVKKRWIIGQGFQPKSLNDDAKDIERINSGKNPYKTYTPNWSSDDLFIEGRSKAIDLLIIESDCDKIGERFKRLRRLPDNQIFQAPHVLVKKGLGVAYSGFNVYFQDAFQGIHGSAKDANLLKFLSVVLNSNLASYFLFHSSANWGTERDIVHEEELLRMPFPFPEDTYSPIESQSIIREINSIFKRLKNKLERNILDRENLIEQTKQELLVYVYRYYQIDELEQVLINDTVNCWIPSSTPNRGSLNIPTLKDSTKSERLEYLNLLCNLLNTWSRRGSYQVSGKIIFASNSKMAVIVLQKVLSQDVSPLNEHTSSPELDKVISRILNLLPRHEGSIAYYRNLKVFDRDKLYILKPLAYRFWSKTTALNDADEIAAAILTNDYRG; the protein is encoded by the coding sequence ATGAGTGCAACCGTCAGCCAAAGCTGGAAAGAGCAGCTTAACTTGGCTGATAAACAAGTGCCTGAATTTTTTAGGAGCTTTGAGGAACTTGAGGCTGCACAGATTGGTATATCTCAAATTCATGTCATGCGGAGAGCTTGGCAAGATTTAGAACTGGATGGAATTCTATATCAAGATAAATCACCATACATCTACATTAAGGAAGTCTCTAGTATTGATCCACAGGAGACTAGGAAGTTACACCGTAGACTTTGGAATCAGGGAATTGCTCCATTTTTATTAGTAGTTAGCCCCAATGAATTTCACATATACTCAAGCCTAGTACTTCCAGCCAAGGAAAATGAAGATATAAATGATGATCACCGATTAGTTGAAGTATTGAGCCGAGCCGCAGATGCTCTGGAGTTAAGGCAGTTTGCGCGATCGCTAGAATTTGGTGAATTGTTCCATAAGAAACCAGCATCTTTTAATCCTGAATTACGAGTTGATCGTTACTTACTCAAAAACCTCAAGGCGGCGAGAGAAAAACTGCTTGAGCCAGTAAAGGGTGTAGCGCTTGATCTCAAAATCATCCATGCTTTGCTGTGGAGAGTAATTTTTGTTTCTTATTTAACTGATCGAAAGATTATTGATGCAAGGTACTTTCATAAGATTGGAGCTACTGATGTTACAAGCTTACGTCAACTGTTAGAAAAGTTTTCACCAAAAAAATCTAGAGAATTACTTTATGCATTATTTGAACAATTAAAGCAGGATTTTAATGGCGATCTATTTGAGGGAGATTTAATTGAAGAACGTGAATATGTACAAAATTCTCACATAGACATACTGGGAAAGTTACTACGAGGAGATGATCTCAGCAATGGTCAGCTTTCACTTGGTTTTTGGGCTTATGATTTTAGTGTTATTCCAATTGAAACTATTAGTGGAATTTACGAACAGTTTCTAGAAGTAGAATCGCCTACACAAAAGCGAGAAAGTGGAACGTACTATACACCGAGGTTTCTCGCTGAAGTAGTTCTTGATGTAGCCCTAGAGAAATTTACATCTCTTTCAAATAAAAAATTCTTAGATCCTGCCTGTGGTTCAGGTATCTTTTTAGTGTCGTTATTCAACCGCTTAGCCGAAGAATGGCTGAGAAACAATCGGAATGCTAGCAATAAATATCGTGCTGATTCATTGAGTAATATTCTCCAAAATCAACTGTTTGGAGTTGATGCCGATCCTACAGAAACGGCTTGTCGAATTGCTGCATTTAGCTTGTATCTGGCTTTTCTCGATCAGTTAGAACCAAGGGCAATTCAAGAATTACAAGAACAGGGCAATGTGCTGCCGAATTTAGTAGGGCATAATATTCTTTGTCAAGATTTCTTTGATGATGCACTTGTATTACCCAATGATTTTGATTTAGTTGTAGGGAATCCTCCTTGGGCAAGAGGTTCTAATAGAAAAACTTCAATTGAGCGGTGGTGTGAAAAGGAAAAGCTGCCATTTGCACAAAAACAACTAGCATATGGCTTTATTTGGAAAGCTCCACTCCATCTTAAAGATAATGGACTTATTTGTTTTCTACTTCCTTCATCAATATTACTCAACCACCAAACTAAAGCTTTAGAAGCTCAATATCATTGGCTATCTACTTACACAATCAAGCAAGTTATCAACTTGTCAGACATGAGATTTTATCTTTTTGATGGAGCAATTCGACCAGCGTTGGTTATCAGCTATACGAAAGAGTTACCAAATAACTCGAAAGGTTTTATTGACTATTTAGTCCCCAAATCTGAAAGAGAAATTCTGAGTGCAGAAATTATAAGTATTGCACCAGAAGACCGTGTACAAATTAACTTAGAGCGCGTACTTCATGATCTTAGTAGCGGTGAAGCTGCACCTGATTGGAAGCGGTATTTTTGGGGAACACCAAGAGATCAAAAGTTTTTAGATCGATTAAGCTCTTTACCTCGTCTCAGTGATGTAGTTTCTCAACTTAAGCCCAAGTCCATTAATGAAGTGAAAAAAAGATGGATTATTGGACAAGGATTTCAACCAAAGAGCTTAAATGATGATGCTAAGGATATTGAAAGAATAAATAGTGGAAAGAATCCATATAAAACCTATACACCCAATTGGTCTTCAGATGATTTATTTATAGAAGGTAGAAGCAAAGCTATAGATTTGCTAATAATAGAGTCTGACTGCGATAAAATAGGGGAGCGATTCAAACGCTTACGTCGTTTACCCGACAATCAAATTTTTCAAGCACCTCATGTCCTAGTCAAGAAGGGGTTAGGAGTAGCTTATTCTGGATTTAATGTTTATTTCCAAGATGCTTTTCAAGGTATTCATGGCTCAGCAAAAGATGCAAATCTCCTAAAGTTTCTATCTGTAGTTCTTAACTCTAATCTAGCATCATATTTTCTATTTCATAGCTCTGCAAATTGGGGGACTGAGCGCGATATAGTTCATGAAGAAGAATTGCTTCGTATGCCATTTCCATTCCCAGAAGATACATATTCACCGATTGAATCACAATCAATTATTAGAGAGATTAATTCTATATTTAAACGCTTAAAAAATAAACTTGAGCGTAATATTTTAGATAGAGAAAACTTAATTGAGCAGACCAAACAAGAGCTACTTGTATATGTATATCGCTATTATCAAATTGACGAACTCGAACAAGTCTTGATCAATGACACGGTAAATTGTTGGATTCCTAGCTCTACACCAAATCGGGGTAGTCTAAATATCCCTACTTTAAAAGATAGTACTAAGTCAGAGCGTTTGGAATATCTCAATCTCTTATGCAATCTTCTAAATACATGGTCTAGGCGAGGTAGCTATCAAGTATCAGGAAAAATAATCTTTGCTTCTAATTCTAAAATGGCAGTTATAGTTTTACAAAAAGTATTGTCTCAGGATGTATCCCCTCTTAACGAGCATACATCCAGCCCTGAATTAGATAAAGTCATTAGCAGAATTTTAAATCTCCTGCCAAGGCATGAGGGTAGTATTGCGTATTACCGTAATCTCAAGGTCTTTGATAGAGATAAATTATATATCCTCAAACCGCTAGCCTATAGATTCTGGAGCAAAACAACGGCTCTTAATGACGCTGACGAAATTGCAGCAGCTATCCTTACTAACGATTACAGGGGGTGA
- a CDS encoding IS256 family transposase, translating to MNIRKELLDELLQECKTPPDLFGEGGILKQLTTALVERALEAELSTHLGYKKHESRPEGQSNSRNGYSQKKVQGDFGIAEIAIPRDRQGEFEPQMVKKGQSRLSGLDEKIIALYARGMSVRDIQSQLQEMYGVEVSPTLISNVTDEVIDEVKQWQNRPLDAVYPIVFLDCLVIKVRDNGRVINKSLYFALAVNMDGYKELLGMWISPNEGAKFWLSVLTEIRNRGVKDILIACVDGLTGFPNAIETVFPKTQVQLCIVHMVRNSVAFVPWQQRKQVCADLKAIYAATTESEAEFNLELFAEKWDKLYPSISKSWRSHWANIIPFFAFPLEIRRAIYTTNAIESMNSSLRKVIKSQQIFPTDEAAFKLVYLAMRNISKKWTMPIRDWKPALNRFAILFEDRLHL from the coding sequence ATGAATATCCGCAAAGAATTGCTAGACGAATTGCTGCAAGAATGTAAAACACCACCCGACCTATTCGGAGAAGGAGGAATCCTGAAACAACTAACCACCGCACTGGTGGAACGAGCATTAGAAGCAGAATTATCAACGCATCTAGGGTACAAGAAGCACGAATCCAGACCAGAAGGACAAAGCAACAGTCGTAACGGCTATAGCCAGAAAAAAGTCCAAGGCGACTTTGGCATAGCCGAAATTGCAATACCACGCGATCGCCAAGGCGAGTTTGAACCACAGATGGTAAAGAAAGGGCAAAGCCGCTTGTCAGGACTAGACGAGAAGATCATTGCCCTATATGCCAGAGGGATGAGTGTCAGGGATATCCAGTCCCAGTTGCAAGAAATGTATGGTGTCGAGGTATCACCGACCCTGATTTCCAATGTCACTGATGAAGTGATCGATGAGGTGAAACAATGGCAAAACCGTCCCCTTGATGCGGTTTATCCGATTGTATTTCTGGACTGTCTAGTCATCAAAGTGCGAGACAATGGCAGGGTGATTAACAAGTCCCTGTACTTTGCCTTGGCGGTGAATATGGACGGATACAAGGAATTATTGGGTATGTGGATTTCACCGAATGAGGGTGCAAAATTCTGGTTATCGGTACTCACCGAAATTCGTAACCGTGGGGTCAAAGATATTTTGATTGCTTGCGTTGACGGTTTGACTGGTTTTCCCAATGCTATCGAAACGGTATTTCCTAAAACGCAGGTGCAGTTGTGCATTGTCCACATGGTCAGAAACTCGGTTGCTTTTGTACCTTGGCAACAACGCAAGCAGGTTTGTGCCGATCTCAAGGCGATTTATGCGGCGACGACGGAATCGGAGGCGGAGTTTAACCTTGAACTCTTTGCTGAAAAATGGGACAAACTATATCCCTCGATCTCCAAATCTTGGCGTAGTCATTGGGCGAACATTATCCCCTTCTTTGCGTTTCCTCTTGAGATTCGCAGGGCGATTTATACGACTAATGCGATTGAGTCGATGAATAGCAGTTTGCGGAAGGTGATTAAGTCTCAGCAGATTTTTCCGACCGATGAGGCTGCTTTCAAGCTAGTTTACTTGGCTATGCGGAATATTTCTAAGAAATGGACTATGCCCATTCGCGATTGGAAACCTGCTCTCAATCGCTTTGCGATCCTCTTCGAGGATCGGCTCCATCTCTAG